One window from the genome of Polynucleobacter sp. MWH-Svant-W18 encodes:
- the ftsW gene encoding putative lipid II flippase FtsW encodes MNLKEKFFPENRLSLDRFWNFSRGGIDNFRTGLRDAVSGVEQTRSRMMEYDQLLVWAVLSLALIGLVMVYSASITLADGPKYANYSSNFFLIRHVISLVIAIGVGIWVFKIPTKVWDRYSPVIFGITVLLLIAVLIPGIGKGVNGARRWIPLGLMNFQPSELMKFAAVIFAASYTVRRQEYLHSFSKGMLPMGIAVALVGGLLMKEPDMGAFIVIAIIAFGILFLGGINAKLFGGLVAVGIASAVTIIALSPFRQKRIMAFVDPWQVDNAANKGYQLTHSLMAFGRGEWFGLGLGGSVEKLHYLPEAHTDFIMAVIGEELGFVGVLVMIFLFYWVVRRAFLIGRTALQLDRSFAGLAAKGVAIWIGWQAFINMGVNLGLLPTKGLTLPLVSYGGSGILMNAVAIAMLLRIDYENRVLMRGGKL; translated from the coding sequence ATGAATTTAAAAGAAAAATTCTTTCCAGAAAATCGTTTGAGCCTAGATCGCTTCTGGAATTTTTCTAGAGGTGGAATTGATAACTTCCGCACCGGCTTAAGAGATGCAGTGTCTGGTGTAGAGCAAACTCGCTCACGCATGATGGAGTATGACCAGTTGTTGGTTTGGGCCGTTCTCTCCCTGGCCTTAATTGGCTTAGTCATGGTCTATTCAGCCTCAATTACATTGGCTGACGGCCCTAAGTATGCCAATTACAGCAGCAACTTTTTCCTCATTCGTCACGTAATCTCTTTAGTGATTGCAATTGGAGTTGGCATCTGGGTATTTAAGATTCCAACCAAAGTGTGGGATCGATATTCACCAGTGATTTTTGGCATCACAGTGCTACTGCTAATCGCCGTACTTATTCCAGGCATTGGTAAGGGCGTCAACGGCGCTAGACGTTGGATTCCATTGGGATTAATGAACTTCCAACCTTCGGAGTTAATGAAATTTGCAGCAGTCATTTTTGCTGCTAGCTATACAGTGCGTCGTCAAGAATATTTACATTCCTTCTCTAAGGGAATGTTGCCTATGGGTATTGCAGTTGCTTTAGTGGGTGGCCTTTTGATGAAAGAGCCTGATATGGGTGCTTTCATCGTGATTGCCATCATCGCTTTTGGCATTCTATTTTTGGGCGGTATCAATGCCAAATTATTTGGGGGCCTAGTAGCGGTTGGAATTGCCAGTGCTGTCACCATCATCGCACTATCACCATTTAGGCAAAAAAGGATCATGGCATTTGTGGATCCTTGGCAAGTTGATAACGCAGCCAATAAGGGCTATCAGTTAACTCACTCCTTGATGGCATTTGGTCGCGGGGAATGGTTTGGTTTGGGGCTTGGAGGCAGTGTTGAGAAATTGCATTACTTACCTGAGGCTCATACCGACTTCATTATGGCGGTGATTGGTGAAGAGCTTGGGTTTGTTGGCGTGCTCGTCATGATTTTCTTGTTCTATTGGGTGGTTCGTCGTGCCTTCTTAATTGGCCGAACTGCTTTGCAGTTGGATCGTAGCTTTGCTGGACTGGCTGCAAAGGGTGTGGCGATTTGGATCGGTTGGCAGGCCTTTATTAATATGGGTGTGAACTTGGGTTTACTTCCAACTAAAGGTTTGACTTTGCCCTTAGTCAGTTACGGTGGCTCAGGTATTTTGATGAATGCAGTAGCAATTGCAATGCTGTTGCGCATTGATTATGAAAATCGCGTTTTGATGCGTGGAGGGAAGCTGTGA
- the murC gene encoding UDP-N-acetylmuramate--L-alanine ligase: MKHIVQQIHFIGIGGAGMSGIAEVLLNLGYQVSGSDLAEGAVTKRLEELGAVIHIGHDPKNIGTAEAVVISTAVAGNNPEVLAARAAKIPVIQRAVMLGELMRLKQGIAIAGTHGKTTTTSLVASVLAEGGLDPTFVIGGKLNSAGANARLGRGDFIVVEADESDASFLQLFPAMEVVTNIDADHMDTYQHDMARLKQAFVQFIQRMPFYGVAVLCIDDANVRDIIPFVSQPVLRYGLSEDADIRASNVRADGTCMHFTVERRTVRRHGNKPGPLEVTLNLPGLHNVRNALAAIGIATELGVGDEAITKALSEFSGVGRRFQRYGDIALSSGGSFTLIDDYGHHPVEMAATLAAARGAFPERRLVLAFQPHRFTRTRDCFGEFVQVLRNFDALVLTEVYPAGEAKIPGADGKSLMKAALTEDKNAKHPLNSAATIYAASIAEMPEKLSQVLKDGDVLITMGAGSISALPHSLVEAKSV; encoded by the coding sequence ATGAAACATATTGTTCAGCAAATCCATTTCATTGGTATTGGTGGTGCCGGTATGAGTGGCATTGCAGAAGTACTCTTGAACCTCGGTTATCAAGTGTCTGGATCAGATTTAGCTGAGGGCGCGGTAACCAAGCGCCTTGAAGAATTGGGTGCTGTTATTCACATTGGGCACGATCCTAAAAATATTGGTACTGCTGAGGCTGTTGTGATTTCAACAGCTGTTGCTGGTAATAACCCAGAAGTGTTGGCAGCGCGTGCGGCGAAGATTCCGGTGATTCAGCGCGCAGTCATGTTAGGCGAGTTGATGCGCTTGAAGCAAGGCATTGCGATTGCTGGCACACACGGTAAAACTACAACAACGAGTTTGGTCGCATCCGTATTAGCAGAGGGTGGTTTAGATCCAACGTTTGTGATTGGCGGTAAGCTCAATTCTGCAGGTGCTAATGCGCGCTTAGGGCGCGGTGATTTCATTGTGGTTGAGGCTGATGAATCAGACGCCTCTTTCTTACAGCTTTTTCCAGCAATGGAAGTGGTGACTAATATCGATGCTGATCATATGGATACTTACCAGCACGATATGGCTAGGTTGAAGCAGGCCTTTGTGCAATTTATCCAGCGTATGCCTTTCTATGGTGTAGCAGTTTTGTGTATTGATGATGCTAATGTGCGAGATATTATTCCGTTTGTATCTCAGCCAGTCTTGCGGTATGGTCTTTCAGAGGATGCAGACATTCGGGCGAGCAATGTGCGTGCTGATGGAACATGCATGCACTTTACCGTAGAGCGTCGCACTGTTCGTAGGCATGGCAATAAGCCAGGCCCTCTCGAGGTAACACTGAATTTGCCGGGCTTGCATAATGTCCGTAATGCCCTGGCTGCTATTGGAATTGCTACTGAGCTTGGTGTTGGTGATGAAGCAATCACAAAGGCGCTCTCTGAATTTAGTGGTGTTGGCCGACGTTTCCAGCGTTATGGCGATATTGCACTTAGCTCTGGCGGCAGCTTTACCTTAATTGATGACTATGGTCATCACCCAGTTGAGATGGCGGCAACTTTAGCAGCTGCACGGGGTGCTTTTCCTGAGCGTCGCTTGGTCTTAGCATTTCAGCCACATCGCTTTACAAGAACGCGGGATTGCTTCGGTGAGTTTGTCCAAGTCTTGAGAAATTTTGATGCTTTGGTATTAACTGAGGTATATCCTGCTGGCGAAGCAAAAATTCCTGGGGCAGATGGTAAGAGTTTGATGAAGGCTGCTCTTACAGAAGATAAAAACGCTAAACACCCCTTAAATTCTGCTGCAACTATTTATGCGGCAAGTATTGCCGAGATGCCAGAAAAACTTAGCCAAGTCCTGAAGGATGGCGATGTCTTAATTACGATGGGCGCAGGTTCTATCTCTGCTTTGCCACACTCTTTAGTGGAGGCAAAAAGTGTCTAA
- the murG gene encoding undecaprenyldiphospho-muramoylpentapeptide beta-N-acetylglucosaminyltransferase, translating to MTRPSILVMAGGTGGHIFPGLAVAEYLRVCGWNVSWLGNQSGMEYRLVKSCDFPFEAIEFGGLRGKGLKPKLMLPINLMRACFQSWKIMRRIKPSVVLGMGGYITFPGGLVSKLLKRPLVLHESNSVAGSANRALAKIAMRTLTGFPNTMNGAEWVGNPIREEFEHVAPTAARYDQRQGPLSILVVGGSLGAAVLNETIPAALALISKDARPLVIHQAGDKHLADLQKHYADMGVTADIRPFIEDMPTAYAQADLVICRAGAMTVAEVAACGVAACFIPFPFAIDDHQTANAKFLADANAAILLPQKNLNSQDLALMLQNLNREDLKEMALRAHALAKPNATQRVAEVCADCAGVGV from the coding sequence GTGACAAGACCCTCAATTTTGGTGATGGCAGGTGGTACTGGTGGGCATATATTCCCAGGCCTGGCTGTCGCTGAATATTTACGGGTCTGCGGTTGGAACGTGTCGTGGCTAGGAAATCAAAGCGGTATGGAATACCGCCTAGTGAAGTCTTGCGATTTTCCATTTGAAGCCATTGAGTTTGGAGGATTGCGCGGCAAAGGACTAAAGCCTAAGTTAATGCTACCAATCAACTTAATGCGCGCTTGCTTCCAGAGTTGGAAAATTATGCGTCGCATTAAACCCTCGGTTGTATTAGGTATGGGTGGTTACATTACCTTTCCAGGCGGTTTAGTAAGTAAGTTATTAAAGCGCCCTCTCGTGCTGCATGAGTCAAATTCTGTTGCTGGTAGCGCTAATCGTGCGCTTGCCAAAATAGCAATGCGGACCTTAACGGGATTCCCAAATACGATGAATGGTGCAGAGTGGGTGGGCAATCCGATCCGCGAAGAATTTGAACATGTCGCTCCAACGGCTGCCCGCTACGATCAACGTCAAGGCCCTCTATCTATTTTGGTGGTTGGAGGCAGTTTAGGGGCAGCAGTACTGAATGAAACGATCCCTGCAGCCTTGGCGCTAATCTCAAAAGACGCACGTCCTTTGGTTATTCACCAAGCTGGCGACAAACACCTTGCGGATTTACAAAAGCACTACGCAGATATGGGTGTGACAGCAGATATACGTCCATTTATTGAAGATATGCCAACCGCTTACGCACAGGCAGATCTGGTGATTTGTCGTGCTGGCGCCATGACGGTAGCCGAGGTTGCCGCATGTGGGGTTGCTGCATGTTTTATTCCATTTCCATTTGCAATTGACGATCATCAAACAGCAAATGCAAAGTTTTTGGCTGATGCAAACGCTGCAATATTGTTGCCCCAGAAAAATCTGAATTCACAAGATTTAGCACTCATGCTGCAAAACTTGAACCGTGAAGATTTAAAAGAAATGGCTTTGCGGGCACACGCTTTAGCTAAGCCAAACGCAACTCAACGAGTGGCTGAGGTTTGTGCAGATTGTGCGGGGGTGGGCGTATGA